The following proteins are co-located in the Microcystis wesenbergii NRERC-220 genome:
- a CDS encoding ChaN family lipoprotein, translating into MKFSRRFFPVFLALCLLFILLPRAWSFTNSQKEILAALKTAEIIYLGERHDSQADHQAQLAIIEYLQANNPQIAIAFEMFQRPYQIYLDQYLAGKISENQLREKSEYDQRWGFDWEFYAPILRLAKAKKLPVIALNTPTEITRKVAREGLESLSTSEMTYIPPKSEINQDNEEYRQQILAVYQQHTGGKSQGFDRFFLAQVLWDETMADAIAKFWQAHPEYQIIVLAGKGHIAYGYGIPSRVQRRLGDRVSQRSVFLGDAPQSSPEETKKPADYFWQGQN; encoded by the coding sequence ATGAAATTCTCTCGACGCTTTTTTCCCGTTTTCCTTGCCCTCTGCCTACTGTTTATTTTGCTGCCCCGGGCCTGGAGTTTTACTAATAGCCAAAAAGAAATTCTGGCAGCTCTAAAAACAGCCGAGATTATTTATCTGGGAGAAAGGCACGATAGTCAAGCCGATCATCAGGCCCAATTAGCTATTATCGAGTATTTACAGGCTAATAATCCCCAAATAGCGATCGCTTTTGAGATGTTTCAACGTCCTTACCAAATCTATTTGGATCAGTATTTAGCCGGCAAAATTAGCGAAAATCAGTTGAGAGAAAAAAGTGAATACGACCAACGTTGGGGATTTGATTGGGAATTTTACGCCCCGATCCTGCGCTTGGCCAAGGCGAAAAAACTACCAGTGATCGCCCTAAATACACCCACGGAAATCACTAGAAAAGTGGCACGGGAGGGATTAGAAAGCCTCTCCACCTCAGAAATGACCTACATTCCCCCTAAAAGCGAAATAAACCAGGATAACGAGGAGTACCGTCAACAGATCCTAGCCGTTTATCAGCAACACACGGGGGGCAAAAGTCAGGGATTCGATCGCTTTTTTCTGGCACAGGTCCTCTGGGATGAAACCATGGCCGATGCGATCGCTAAATTCTGGCAAGCTCATCCCGAATATCAGATCATCGTCCTAGCAGGAAAAGGTCATATTGCCTACGGTTACGGTATTCCCAGTCGAGTCCAAAGAAGATTAGGCGATCGCGTCAGCCAGCGCTCGGTTTTCTTGGGAGACGCGCCTCAATCATCACCGGAAGAAACCAAAAAACCCGCCGATTATTTTTGGCAGGGGCAAAATTAA
- a CDS encoding Uma2 family endonuclease: MFCPVLRTALDIIPDVTYPPTDLWSDEPPLESDLHLQQIIILLSCLELLWRERSDYYASGNLTIYYNEEQLKKRDFWGPDFFVVLDTEKRPRKSWVVWGEQGKYPDVIVEILSDSTANIDRNNKKILYQNTFRTPNYFWFDPNSLELQGFRLIEGQYQAISPNDQGYLWSEQLGLYLGIFDRKLRYFTADGQLVPTPQEAELQQRQAKEQAILAKEQAILAKEQALLEKEQALLEKERERQAKEKLAQKLRELDIDPDTI, translated from the coding sequence ATTTTTTGTCCTGTACTTAGGACAGCCCTAGACATTATCCCAGATGTCACCTATCCCCCCACAGATTTATGGAGTGATGAACCACCCTTGGAAAGTGATCTACACCTGCAACAGATCATCATTCTCCTTAGTTGTCTAGAATTATTATGGCGCGAGAGGAGTGATTACTACGCTTCGGGAAATCTAACCATCTACTACAACGAGGAACAACTAAAAAAGCGCGATTTCTGGGGTCCTGATTTTTTTGTGGTTTTAGATACCGAAAAACGTCCCCGCAAAAGTTGGGTAGTTTGGGGAGAACAGGGTAAATATCCCGATGTAATTGTCGAGATTCTCTCCGATTCTACGGCTAATATTGACCGCAATAACAAGAAAATTCTCTATCAAAATACCTTTCGCACTCCTAATTATTTTTGGTTCGATCCTAATAGTTTAGAATTGCAGGGATTTAGACTAATTGAGGGACAATATCAAGCCATTTCTCCCAATGACCAAGGTTATTTGTGGAGTGAACAGTTAGGATTATATTTAGGTATATTTGACCGTAAACTGCGTTATTTTACCGCCGATGGTCAATTAGTCCCCACTCCCCAAGAAGCTGAGTTACAGCAACGACAGGCAAAAGAACAGGCTATTTTAGCCAAAGAACAGGCTATTTTAGCCAAAGAACAGGCTCTTTTAGAGAAAGAACAGGCTCTTTTAGAGAAAGAAAGGGAACGTCAGGCTAAGGAAAAATTGGCACAAAAACTGCGAGAATTAGACATCGATCCCGATACAATTTAG
- the petH gene encoding ferredoxin--NADP reductase, which yields MYSPSTLAGNRLFVYEVAGLNQNDNTDSLDYSIRQSGSVFFTVPYSRMNQEMRRITRLGGRIVSIKPLNGIAPVATVSSASTPQPIAQSSPVPEQTKKKAMTQAKEKTDIPVNIYRPNQPFIGKCIENYALVDEGGIGIVQHVTFDLSGGDLRYLEGQSIGIIPPGTDANGKPHKLRLYSIASTRHGDKLDDKTVSLCVRQLEYQHPETKETVYGVCSTYLCNIGVGDDVAITGPVGKEMLLPSDEDATIIMMATGTGIAPFRAFLWRMFKEQHEDYKFKGLAWLIFGVPKTANILYQEELEQIAAEFPDNFRLTYAISREQQNPQGGRMYIQHRVAEHADEIWNLLQSPKTHAYMCGLKGMEDGINDAMSGAATKNSADWSVYQKQLKKEHRWHVETY from the coding sequence ATGTACAGTCCGAGTACACTAGCGGGAAACCGTTTATTTGTTTACGAAGTGGCGGGTCTCAATCAAAACGACAATACTGACAGCTTGGATTATTCAATCCGTCAGAGTGGAAGCGTGTTTTTCACGGTTCCCTACAGTCGCATGAATCAAGAAATGCGTCGGATTACCCGTTTAGGTGGTCGTATCGTCAGCATCAAACCCTTAAATGGGATTGCCCCCGTAGCAACTGTTTCTAGTGCCTCCACACCACAGCCAATCGCTCAATCATCGCCCGTCCCCGAACAGACCAAGAAAAAGGCCATGACTCAAGCGAAAGAAAAAACAGATATCCCCGTCAACATCTACCGTCCGAATCAACCCTTTATCGGCAAATGTATCGAGAATTATGCTCTCGTTGATGAGGGGGGTATCGGTATCGTACAACACGTCACCTTTGACCTTTCTGGGGGCGATTTACGCTATTTAGAAGGGCAAAGTATCGGTATTATCCCTCCGGGTACCGATGCTAATGGCAAACCTCATAAATTGAGACTCTATTCGATCGCCTCTACCCGTCACGGTGATAAATTAGACGATAAAACCGTGTCCCTCTGCGTGCGTCAGTTAGAATACCAACACCCAGAAACGAAGGAAACCGTTTATGGGGTTTGTTCCACCTATCTCTGTAATATAGGGGTGGGGGACGATGTGGCTATTACTGGCCCCGTGGGTAAGGAAATGCTGCTACCCAGTGATGAAGATGCCACTATCATTATGATGGCCACCGGGACGGGAATCGCTCCCTTCCGAGCTTTCCTCTGGCGGATGTTCAAGGAACAACACGAAGATTATAAATTCAAAGGTCTAGCTTGGTTGATTTTCGGAGTTCCCAAAACGGCCAATATTCTCTACCAAGAAGAATTAGAGCAAATAGCGGCGGAATTTCCCGATAACTTCCGTCTCACCTATGCCATCAGCCGGGAACAGCAAAATCCCCAGGGTGGCAGAATGTATATTCAACACCGGGTAGCCGAACACGCTGACGAAATCTGGAATCTACTCCAAAGTCCCAAAACCCACGCTTATATGTGCGGACTGAAAGGGATGGAAGATGGTATCAACGATGCTATGAGTGGTGCCGCCACTAAAAATAGTGCTGATTGGTCTGTCTATCAGAAACAACTGAAAAAAGAACATCGCTGGCACGTAGAAACCTACTAA
- a CDS encoding GTPase family protein: MLRLKTWQGLILAVPIAAVVIFLIVAASVQINQWGLNWIWAVFTLIFVAWRFLLVKWTRPAVGEIEAAIGEIKAELTPPEGDSGGNVEEIIERIIVESRNDRPVWEDWATFWQRCQDLVSAIAHIYYPDVKYPLLNIYIPQAYGLIRGTVDDSDRWMQNLSPALNQITIGQAYQAYEVYQKLQPSAQKLWQVWNWAQWVINPAAAAAKVASQKYSDRADQQLLVNLGQVLRENALRNLSRQAVLLYSGGNLAPTLPTKTKIATTTLKEILAQAEPITEIDRQPVNILLVGRTGAGKSSLINTLFRADLAQVDLLPSTDAIQSYHWQTPEGDELILWDTPGYEQANRADDRQKVLNYAKNADLLILVTPALDPALAMDEAFLKDLQQTIDNLPVIVCVSQVDRLRPVREWQPPYNWLTGESPKEVNIRECLQYRAELFEDLCDRILPMVSQQPDREAWGDEELSIALLGAISPAKQLRLARFLADLETRTLAAAKIIDRYTLQMATGQGLTALLKSPILGFISTLATGRPTLAYLLAEQIPVEQLPVAIGKLQMAYELYSLLNTENKSFDLLALWPILLENSSTADREAWAWGHALVEYWTKNLSIEQFQSSYQGYLETTKTGL; this comes from the coding sequence ATGTTACGGTTAAAAACTTGGCAAGGGTTGATTTTAGCAGTTCCGATCGCCGCTGTGGTCATCTTTCTGATCGTGGCCGCCAGTGTCCAGATCAATCAATGGGGTTTGAATTGGATTTGGGCAGTTTTTACCCTGATTTTTGTTGCTTGGCGCTTCCTGTTGGTCAAATGGACGCGCCCAGCAGTCGGGGAAATTGAAGCCGCCATTGGGGAAATTAAGGCAGAATTAACCCCTCCTGAGGGTGATTCCGGGGGCAATGTTGAGGAAATTATCGAGAGGATTATCGTCGAGTCCCGCAATGATCGCCCGGTTTGGGAAGATTGGGCGACTTTTTGGCAACGCTGTCAGGATTTGGTCAGTGCCATCGCCCATATATATTACCCCGATGTCAAGTACCCCTTATTAAATATTTACATTCCCCAGGCCTACGGTTTAATTCGGGGAACTGTGGATGATAGCGATCGCTGGATGCAGAATCTTTCCCCGGCCCTGAATCAAATCACCATCGGCCAAGCCTATCAGGCCTACGAAGTTTATCAAAAATTGCAACCCTCGGCCCAGAAACTTTGGCAGGTCTGGAATTGGGCGCAATGGGTAATTAATCCTGCCGCCGCAGCGGCTAAAGTTGCCAGTCAAAAGTACAGCGATCGAGCGGATCAGCAATTATTAGTCAATTTAGGGCAAGTTTTGCGGGAAAATGCCCTAAGAAACCTCTCTCGCCAAGCGGTGTTACTCTACAGTGGCGGCAATCTCGCCCCAACTCTCCCCACCAAGACCAAAATCGCCACTACTACTCTCAAGGAAATTCTCGCCCAAGCTGAACCGATCACGGAAATCGATCGCCAACCGGTTAATATTCTGCTGGTTGGACGCACCGGGGCCGGCAAAAGCAGTTTAATTAATACTCTCTTTCGGGCCGATTTAGCCCAAGTGGATCTATTGCCCAGTACCGACGCGATCCAATCCTACCATTGGCAAACCCCAGAAGGAGACGAGTTAATCCTCTGGGATACCCCGGGCTACGAACAGGCAAATCGGGCCGATGATCGGCAAAAGGTTCTAAATTATGCCAAAAACGCCGATTTATTGATTCTGGTAACTCCCGCCCTCGATCCCGCCCTGGCCATGGATGAGGCTTTTCTTAAAGATTTGCAACAAACTATTGACAATTTACCAGTTATAGTGTGTGTTTCTCAAGTCGATCGCCTGCGTCCGGTGCGAGAGTGGCAACCTCCCTATAATTGGCTGACGGGAGAAAGTCCCAAAGAAGTCAATATCCGCGAATGCTTGCAGTATCGGGCGGAATTATTCGAGGATCTCTGCGATCGCATTTTGCCGATGGTCAGTCAACAGCCGGATAGAGAAGCTTGGGGGGATGAGGAGTTATCAATCGCTTTACTGGGGGCAATTTCGCCCGCAAAACAGTTGCGTTTAGCCCGTTTTTTAGCGGATTTAGAAACTCGAACTCTGGCAGCGGCGAAAATAATCGATCGCTATACTTTACAGATGGCCACGGGGCAAGGTTTAACGGCCCTATTAAAAAGTCCTATTCTAGGTTTTATCTCCACTTTAGCAACGGGAAGACCGACTTTAGCCTATCTTTTAGCTGAACAAATTCCTGTGGAACAATTACCAGTAGCGATCGGTAAATTACAGATGGCCTACGAGCTTTATTCTCTCTTAAATACGGAGAATAAAAGTTTTGATTTATTGGCACTTTGGCCAATACTATTAGAAAATTCTAGCACTGCCGACAGGGAAGCTTGGGCCTGGGGTCATGCTCTGGTAGAATATTGGACAAAGAACCTATCGATCGAACAGTTCCAGTCAAGTTATCAGGGGTATTTAGAAACGACAAAAACAGGCCTTTAA
- a CDS encoding alpha/beta fold hydrolase, translating into MIINPPLTMAILESFLEVGPLKWFYRQVNPAQQPDTTPVILLHGLPAHGYIWRELLTSLEEYNINAIAPDWIGSGLSAKPDARDFAYTPSAFCQALADFIQALQLPKISLIVQGFLASVGLQYALENPDKIERLIVLNTPLSSDVKLPWIMKQWGLPFLGDMATQDPLLVDRTLETGSGFVISDADLAIFRQPYLKTSAVGRALLATIRNLNLSKTMAEIETGLENFEKPILFVWGMADPWLSSVTVEKLATKSGVELIPLAEAKHYPQEHWSKEISPRIINFLGRKT; encoded by the coding sequence ATGATTATTAATCCCCCATTAACCATGGCTATTTTAGAAAGTTTTCTCGAAGTCGGCCCTCTCAAGTGGTTTTATCGACAGGTTAACCCCGCTCAACAACCGGACACAACCCCCGTGATCCTACTCCATGGTTTACCCGCCCATGGCTATATTTGGCGGGAATTGTTAACCAGTTTAGAAGAATATAACATTAATGCTATTGCCCCCGATTGGATCGGTTCCGGTTTATCCGCTAAACCCGATGCCAGAGATTTCGCCTACACACCTAGCGCTTTTTGTCAAGCCTTGGCCGATTTTATTCAAGCTCTCCAATTGCCGAAAATCTCCCTCATTGTCCAGGGTTTTTTAGCCTCCGTCGGTTTACAATACGCCCTAGAAAATCCTGATAAAATTGAGCGCTTGATCGTTTTAAATACTCCCCTCTCCAGTGATGTCAAATTACCCTGGATAATGAAACAATGGGGGCTACCTTTCCTCGGAGATATGGCGACTCAAGATCCCTTATTAGTCGATCGTACTTTAGAAACTGGTAGCGGTTTTGTGATCAGTGATGCAGATCTGGCTATTTTCCGTCAACCTTATCTAAAAACTTCGGCAGTGGGTCGCGCTTTACTGGCCACGATTCGCAATTTAAACCTATCGAAAACTATGGCAGAAATTGAGACAGGTTTAGAGAACTTTGAAAAACCTATCCTTTTTGTCTGGGGAATGGCCGATCCTTGGTTATCTTCTGTCACCGTTGAAAAATTAGCTACTAAATCAGGAGTGGAATTAATCCCCCTCGCGGAAGCAAAACACTATCCCCAAGAACATTGGTCAAAAGAAATTAGTCCCCGGATTATTAATTTTCTCGGACGCAAAACCTAA
- the rlmN gene encoding 23S rRNA (adenine(2503)-C(2))-methyltransferase RlmN translates to MTLLAKSLEELTDWVKDQGQPAYRGKQLHQWLYEKGVHSLADISVFPQEWRSKMADYPIGRSLIHYRTVAPDRTRKYLLKLADGLIIEAVGIPSEKRLTVCVSSQVGCPMACDFCATGKGGFTRNLKAHEIVDQVLTVQEDFQQRVSHVVFMGMGEPLLNIPEVVTAIHSLNQDVGIGQRCLTISTVGLPHKIKQLAEHNLQVTFAVSLHASNQQVRSKLIPSADHYPLSNLIQDCQEYVQITGRRVTFEYILLAGVNDLPEHAGELVKLVKGFQSHVNLIPYNPIQEVDYQRPDEKRIKAFKTILEQEKVAVTVRYSRGLAADAACGQLRSSVMVQ, encoded by the coding sequence ATGACTTTACTAGCGAAATCTTTAGAGGAACTGACCGACTGGGTAAAAGACCAGGGACAACCCGCTTATCGGGGTAAACAATTACACCAATGGCTATACGAAAAAGGGGTGCATTCTTTGGCGGATATTTCCGTATTCCCCCAAGAATGGCGCAGCAAGATGGCAGATTATCCTATCGGTCGTTCCCTTATACATTATCGCACTGTAGCACCCGATCGCACTCGTAAATATCTGCTAAAACTGGCCGATGGTTTAATCATCGAAGCGGTGGGAATTCCTAGTGAAAAAAGATTGACAGTCTGTGTTTCTTCCCAAGTGGGTTGCCCGATGGCCTGTGATTTTTGTGCCACGGGAAAAGGGGGTTTTACTCGTAATTTAAAAGCACATGAAATCGTTGACCAAGTATTAACAGTACAGGAGGATTTTCAACAGCGAGTTAGTCATGTGGTATTTATGGGTATGGGGGAACCTTTATTAAATATCCCCGAAGTGGTGACAGCGATTCATTCCCTGAATCAAGATGTGGGTATCGGTCAGCGTTGTTTAACGATTTCTACCGTGGGATTACCCCATAAAATCAAGCAACTAGCCGAACATAATTTACAAGTAACTTTTGCTGTTAGTCTCCATGCTTCTAATCAACAAGTTCGATCTAAATTAATCCCCAGTGCCGACCATTATCCCCTAAGTAATCTGATCCAAGACTGTCAGGAATACGTTCAAATCACGGGACGAAGGGTGACATTTGAATACATTCTTTTAGCGGGAGTGAATGATTTACCCGAACACGCAGGGGAATTAGTAAAACTGGTGAAAGGGTTTCAATCCCACGTCAATCTCATCCCCTATAATCCTATTCAAGAGGTAGATTATCAACGGCCTGATGAAAAGAGAATTAAGGCTTTTAAAACTATTTTAGAACAGGAAAAAGTCGCCGTTACTGTCCGTTATTCCAGAGGTTTAGCGGCCGATGCGGCCTGTGGACAATTGCGATCGAGCGTCATGGTACAATAA
- the rimK gene encoding 30S ribosomal protein S6--L-glutamate ligase produces MKIAILSQDASLYSTKRLKEAGEAQGHEVRVINYLRCYMNITSHKPTVVYNGKPLESFDAIIPRIAASKTFYGTAVVRQFEVMNVFTANDSQAISRSRDKLRCLQILAREGIGLPVTGIAHATQDIDGLIETVGGTPLVIKLLEGTQGIGVVLAETDQAAKSVIEAFRQLEANILVQEYIKEASGADLRCFVIDGKVVASMKRQGAEGDFRSNLHRGGKAEKIKLTPEERSTAIRASKAMGLRVAGVDLLRSNHGPVVIEVNSSPGLEGIEAATGVDVAKKIIDFVAKNATLVLNRDRYQY; encoded by the coding sequence ATGAAAATCGCTATTTTATCGCAAGATGCTTCTCTTTACTCGACTAAGCGACTGAAAGAAGCGGGAGAAGCCCAAGGACATGAGGTACGAGTGATCAATTATTTGCGCTGTTACATGAACATCACCTCCCATAAACCCACGGTTGTCTATAACGGTAAACCCTTGGAGAGTTTCGACGCAATTATTCCCCGTATTGCCGCCTCAAAAACCTTCTATGGAACCGCAGTCGTCCGACAATTCGAGGTGATGAATGTTTTTACTGCCAACGACTCGCAAGCAATTTCTCGGTCGCGGGATAAATTGCGTTGTCTGCAAATCCTGGCCAGGGAAGGGATAGGTTTACCGGTGACGGGAATTGCTCACGCAACTCAAGATATCGATGGTTTAATCGAAACCGTCGGCGGCACCCCTCTAGTGATTAAATTATTAGAAGGAACCCAAGGTATTGGGGTAGTCTTAGCGGAAACCGATCAAGCAGCCAAGTCAGTTATTGAAGCTTTTCGGCAATTAGAGGCTAATATTCTAGTACAAGAGTATATTAAAGAGGCCAGTGGGGCAGATCTGCGCTGTTTTGTCATCGATGGAAAAGTGGTAGCCTCGATGAAGCGACAGGGGGCCGAAGGGGATTTTCGTTCTAATCTTCACCGCGGTGGCAAAGCAGAAAAGATAAAATTAACCCCAGAGGAACGCAGTACGGCTATACGGGCTAGTAAAGCCATGGGTTTAAGGGTTGCGGGTGTGGACCTATTGCGGTCTAATCACGGACCTGTGGTTATCGAGGTCAATTCCTCTCCCGGTTTAGAAGGAATAGAAGCGGCCACCGGTGTGGATGTGGCCAAAAAAATTATCGATTTTGTCGCTAAAAATGCCACCCTAGTCCTAAATCGTGATCGATATCAATATTAG
- the cysH gene encoding phosphoadenosine phosphosulfate reductase produces the protein MPDLHLLNSHPQALETAFIPTADRSFAYPLSLDLATINQRFDSANAAEIVAWAAATFGEGLVMSTSFGIQAAVMLHLVTAIIPDIPVIWIDTGYLPPETYQFAEDLSQRLHLNLKVYQSSLSPARMEAIHGKLWSNNDLDSLNLYDKIRKVEPMQRALKELKATAWLAGLRRDQTDHRKTLQWVNQQGERYKILPILDWNAKTIYQYLTKYDLPYHPYFDLGYVSVGDWHSSRPLTADDSNERDTRFKGLKQECGLHLPLTPGEAQSLDASSL, from the coding sequence ATGCCAGATTTACACTTGCTTAATTCTCATCCACAGGCCCTAGAAACTGCCTTCATCCCCACTGCCGACCGGTCTTTTGCCTACCCTCTATCCCTCGACCTCGCCACAATTAATCAACGTTTTGACTCCGCTAACGCCGCGGAAATCGTCGCTTGGGCAGCGGCCACCTTTGGGGAAGGTTTGGTGATGAGTACCAGTTTCGGCATTCAAGCGGCAGTAATGTTGCACCTCGTCACCGCAATTATCCCCGATATTCCCGTCATTTGGATCGATACCGGCTATCTTCCCCCAGAAACCTATCAATTTGCCGAAGACTTAAGCCAACGCCTCCATTTAAACCTGAAAGTTTATCAATCTTCCCTCAGTCCCGCCCGCATGGAAGCAATCCACGGTAAATTGTGGTCAAATAACGATCTCGACTCCCTCAATCTCTACGACAAAATCCGCAAGGTGGAGCCGATGCAACGGGCCCTGAAGGAATTAAAGGCCACCGCTTGGTTAGCGGGTTTACGTCGCGACCAAACCGACCACCGCAAAACTCTCCAATGGGTCAATCAACAGGGCGAACGTTACAAAATATTACCGATCCTTGACTGGAATGCCAAAACCATATACCAGTATCTGACTAAATACGATCTTCCCTACCATCCCTATTTTGATCTGGGTTATGTCTCCGTCGGCGATTGGCACTCCAGTCGGCCTTTAACCGCCGATGATAGCAACGAACGAGACACCCGTTTCAAGGGTTTAAAACAAGAATGCGGTCTTCATTTACCCTTAACCCCCGGAGAAGCACAAAGTCTCGACGCAAGCTCCCTATAA
- the purE gene encoding 5-(carboxyamino)imidazole ribonucleotide mutase, giving the protein MVTAAPLVGVIMGSDSDLPTMKEAIAVLAAFQISHEVAIVSAHRTPEKMFEYGKNAHLRGIKVIIAGAGGAAHLPGMVASLTPLPVIGVPVVTRTLQGLDSLYSIVQMPAGIPVATVAIGNAKNAGLLAVQILATGNADLLEQVIAYRQSLSDSVLEKQSNLQRLGYQDYLEQSSPK; this is encoded by the coding sequence ATGGTGACAGCAGCGCCCCTAGTGGGTGTAATTATGGGCAGTGATTCCGACTTACCCACCATGAAAGAAGCGATCGCAGTTTTAGCGGCCTTTCAGATTAGCCACGAAGTCGCCATCGTCTCGGCCCATCGTACCCCCGAAAAAATGTTTGAATACGGCAAAAACGCTCATTTAAGGGGAATAAAAGTGATTATCGCTGGAGCCGGCGGCGCTGCCCATTTACCCGGGATGGTGGCATCTTTAACCCCCTTACCCGTGATTGGAGTTCCCGTAGTCACGCGCACTTTACAAGGGTTAGACTCTCTCTATTCAATTGTACAGATGCCCGCAGGCATTCCCGTGGCCACGGTGGCGATCGGTAATGCCAAAAATGCCGGACTTTTAGCGGTTCAAATTCTCGCCACCGGTAATGCCGATCTTTTAGAGCAAGTTATCGCCTATCGTCAATCCCTCAGCGATTCCGTCCTCGAAAAACAAAGCAATCTTCAACGACTAGGCTATCAAGACTATCTAGAGCAGAGTTCACCTAAGTAG
- a CDS encoding tetratricopeptide repeat protein codes for MRWITACVLSLLLFFALPIAAYADSPTISEEQIREGEVIAEKALEATEKGDYAQAESYWTQLVAKFPTNPAVWSNRGNARVSLNKLEDAIADFNQAIAIAPDAPDPYLNRGTALEGEGKYQEAIADYNKVLELDPNDAFAYNNRGNAEGGLGDWEAAVKDYRQATQLAPNFAWAQANLALALYELGRYPEAVQKMRNIARKYPMFPDVRAALSAVLWTQGQQGEAESNWVAAVGMDTRYQDLDWVKSVRRWPPNMVLALDKFLNLK; via the coding sequence ATGCGTTGGATCACCGCTTGTGTATTGAGTCTATTGCTCTTTTTTGCCCTACCCATAGCGGCTTATGCCGATAGCCCGACTATTAGCGAAGAACAGATTAGAGAAGGGGAAGTTATCGCCGAAAAAGCCCTAGAAGCCACAGAAAAAGGGGATTACGCCCAGGCCGAAAGCTATTGGACCCAATTAGTCGCCAAATTCCCCACTAATCCCGCCGTCTGGAGTAATCGCGGCAATGCCAGAGTCAGCCTCAATAAATTAGAGGATGCGATCGCTGATTTCAACCAAGCGATCGCCATTGCCCCCGATGCCCCCGATCCCTACCTCAATCGCGGCACCGCTTTAGAGGGAGAAGGCAAATATCAAGAAGCGATCGCAGATTATAATAAAGTTTTAGAACTAGATCCCAATGATGCCTTTGCCTATAACAATCGCGGCAACGCTGAGGGCGGTTTAGGGGACTGGGAAGCCGCCGTCAAAGACTATCGCCAAGCCACTCAACTGGCCCCGAATTTTGCCTGGGCGCAAGCTAATCTGGCGCTGGCCCTGTACGAATTGGGCAGATATCCAGAAGCAGTCCAAAAAATGCGGAATATTGCCCGCAAATACCCCATGTTCCCCGATGTCAGGGCCGCCTTAAGCGCCGTTTTATGGACCCAAGGACAACAGGGAGAAGCGGAAAGCAATTGGGTAGCCGCCGTCGGCATGGATACCCGCTATCAAGACCTCGATTGGGTAAAAAGCGTGCGCCGTTGGCCGCCAAATATGGTTCTAGCCTTAGATAAGTTTCTTAACTTAAAGTAA
- a CDS encoding 3'(2'),5'-bisphosphate nucleotidase CysQ family protein translates to MINLTCQDTETLDRILAVTRAVGWGGAKILQSYYRGEEDLAVNEEKKGGPVTAADLAANHYILGELQTNFSDIDFGYLSEETHQGNEAIPKDWVWIIDPLDGTRDFIDKTGEYALHIALCYQGRPIIAVVALPDQGKLYFAQKGKGTFLETSDGIITQVKVANKDKITDLYLVVSRTHRDQRFDNLLSQIPFFGKNYVGSVGCKIATILEQKSDVYISLSGKSAAKDWDFAAPELILTEAGGKFSYFDGQPVRYNRGDVRQWGGIMASNGPCHQQLCQLSTAILAQIDATV, encoded by the coding sequence ATGATTAATTTAACCTGTCAAGATACCGAAACGCTCGATCGCATTTTAGCTGTGACTCGTGCCGTGGGTTGGGGTGGTGCTAAAATTCTCCAATCCTACTACCGCGGTGAAGAGGATTTAGCCGTCAACGAGGAAAAAAAAGGCGGACCTGTGACGGCGGCGGATTTAGCGGCAAATCACTATATTTTAGGGGAATTACAAACAAATTTCTCGGATATCGACTTTGGTTATCTAAGCGAGGAAACCCATCAGGGTAATGAAGCTATCCCGAAAGATTGGGTATGGATTATCGATCCTTTGGACGGAACCCGCGATTTTATCGACAAAACGGGAGAATATGCCCTACATATCGCCTTATGTTATCAAGGAAGACCGATCATCGCCGTGGTTGCCCTGCCGGATCAAGGAAAACTCTATTTTGCCCAAAAAGGAAAAGGCACTTTTCTAGAAACTAGCGACGGAATTATTACACAGGTAAAAGTTGCCAATAAAGACAAAATTACCGATCTCTATCTGGTGGTTAGTCGTACCCATCGCGACCAACGTTTTGATAATTTATTAAGTCAAATACCCTTCTTCGGTAAAAATTATGTGGGTAGTGTGGGCTGTAAAATAGCCACGATCCTCGAACAAAAATCCGATGTTTATATCTCCCTATCGGGGAAATCGGCGGCTAAAGACTGGGATTTTGCCGCCCCAGAGTTGATTTTAACGGAAGCAGGCGGCAAATTCTCCTATTTTGACGGTCAACCGGTGCGCTATAATCGCGGCGATGTGCGGCAATGGGGGGGGATCATGGCCAGTAATGGTCCTTGTCATCAACAACTTTGTCAGTTGTCCACGGCAATCCTCGCCCAAATTGATGCCACTGTCTAA